TGAAACAGCCTCATGAAGCAGCGAGCGATCGACTCTCGAATCTGCGCGGCTGCCGCGTGTCGCCGCCGATCCAGCCGCCGTGGGGCGGCGGTTGCCGGATCGTCGAGTGGATCGATGAACACGGGCAACTCTCGCGCCGCGTCGTCGCCGAGAACGTGACCGCCGACCAGGTGCGCGCGACCATTCGCCAGCATGTGCAGGGCCGCAAACATACGCTCATCGACGATGGCCCGACGCAGCGGCAAACCTTGCCGCGCCGCTAGGCGTTTTAGTCTGACTCAAATTGCTGCTGG
This portion of the Paraburkholderia flava genome encodes:
- a CDS encoding DUF2866 domain-containing protein produces the protein MKQPHEAASDRLSNLRGCRVSPPIQPPWGGGCRIVEWIDEHGQLSRRVVAENVTADQVRATIRQHVQGRKHTLIDDGPTQRQTLPRR